The DNA window CCGCTGGTGTGCTGCAACAGCATTCGCACCGTGATCCGCTCGTCCAGCCCGAACTCGGGCAGGTAGTCCGCCGCCGGGGTGTCCAGCCCGACCTTGCCCTCGGCCACCAGTTGCAGCACCAGGGTCGCGGTGAAGGTCTTGGTGTTGCTGCCGATCCGGACATGCCCGTTCGTCGGCGGCTTCGCAGCCCCGCCCAGCTCGGCCGCCCCAGCGCTGCCAACCCACTCGCCCCGTTCATCGTGCACGCGCAGCGACACCCCGACGAAACCGGAATCGACGATCTCCTCGATCGCTTTCTGCAGCTCCGGGCGATCCTGCCCGGCAGCAGCCGCCGGCGCAGCCCCGCTGTGCGCAGTGGCCATCGCGGCGGCGTCGAGGGCGGCGGTGATCTTGCGGGCCATCTCGGCCGTGGTGGTGCTGGGTTTGTCCGGGTGGACCTGGGCGGCTTCGATGGCGAGGAGGATGGTGCTGCGGAAGTTGTCGGCTTCTGTCGGAGCTTGCTTGCCGAGCAGCTCTACGGCTGCGGTCAGGGCCGGCAGAACCCGGTCGCCGAGTTCGGCGACGGTCTTGCCCTTCAGTTCGATGTCCTCGGCCTTCGCGGTGAGCACGTGCCCGACCAGACCGGTCGCCGACATCAGGGCGATGGAGGCATTCGTGGCGGCCTTCTGGGGCGCGCCGGTGGCTGCGGCCATCAGCGACACGGCGCCGTACGCGGCGGTCCGCAGGGTGCTCTTGTCCTGGTCGGAAAGAGTGATGGACATGGTGGTTGGCTCCTTGAAATCCGTTATGCCCGATCGGCGTCGTGCCGCTGCGACGAGCTTCCACCCTGACCCAAGGTCAACCTCAACCATGATCCAGATCACAGGATGCCGAGCTTCAGACCGAGCAACTGCTGACGCTCGGCGTCCCGCGCGAGCGGATCTTCATCGACAAGGAGTTGTCCAGCACGACACGCAAGAACCGGGTCGGGCTGGACAACACGTTCGCCGCGGTCACCTCCGCATCTACGACTGGCACAGCCCGACAAGCCGTCCTACAGCCACGGCATCGCCACCACGAACGGCGCCGGCGTGCTGGTCGAAGGGAACTACTTCGAGAAGTGACCGACCCATGCACGTACGGCCGGGTCGGTGGCCGCCATCCCCCACCGGTACACGATGGACGCCGCGAGCACCGTCAAGGCGACGGTGACCGCCGGCGCCGGCACCGGACGAATCACCGGCTGACCCGACCGCCCCCACGATCGGGTCGACGCCCGCACGGCCGTCGGCCCGATTCCGTGCGGTCGGGTCGGCGACGCATGGGGCCATCGACATGGTGAAGATCGGATATAAGTGACGCATGGACTTCCCGCCGCACCTGGGCAGCATGCCGATGCACGCGATCACCGAGATCCACGGCGAACCGGGCCTGCTGGAACGCTTCCGGTTGGAGATCCAGCAGTTCGACGGCAGCGCCCGTGCCCGGCTGACCGCCGCGCTCGACCTGGCCGCCGACCTGCACCGTGACGACCGGCGGGTTCGCGAGCCGTACCTCAACCACCTGCTGCGGGTGGCCATCCGGTTGATGCACCACTACCAGGTGCGCGACGTCGACGTGATCGTCGCCGGCCTGCTGCACGACGCTGTCGAGGACCACCCGGGCGAGCTCGCCGACGGGGGCAGCGACCCGCGCGGGGGCGCGCTGGCCACGCTGGCCACCCGGTTCGGGCCGCGGGTGGCGACGCTGGTCGCGGCCGTCACCAACCCGGTGTACGACCCACAGCGCGACCGCAACACCCAGTACCGCGAGCACCTGTCGGTCAGCCTGGACCGGGAGCCCTGGGCCCGGGTGATCAAGGTGTCGGACTTCACCGACAACGGGGTGGGTGTGATCCACACGGTCGGGCCGAAGGTCGTCTCCTCGGCGATCAAGTACCGGCCGCTGGTGCCGCTCTTCCGCGACCTGATCGGCCGGCCCGACACGCCGCTCTCGCTGGCGGTGAAGCGGCACATCTTCAGCCAGCTCGACCTGGCCGAGGAGCGGTTCAGCGCGATCCTGGACCAGCCCGTCCACCCGAACTGACCGACCGGCATCGCACTCCTCCTCTCGGCCGGCGGATCCGCGTCGAATCTGGAGCGGGGTGTGCCCGATGGCGATATACCTCTGTGTCATAGAAATACCTGTGTGTCATAGAAATACCTGTGCGGTATACTGGTCTGCCGCGATTCCCTGCCTCGTTCGCTCGCGCACCACCGGTTACCGTGTGGCCCGTCCTGCTGGCTCCACTGCTGCGCCCTGATCCGGGTGCAGACCGGCCCGCACCAGGTGCTCCAGCCAGGGTGTCGGAGCGATCCCGAGCTCCCGGCCCAGGTCGGCGCGGA is part of the Micromonospora cremea genome and encodes:
- a CDS encoding HD domain-containing protein yields the protein MDFPPHLGSMPMHAITEIHGEPGLLERFRLEIQQFDGSARARLTAALDLAADLHRDDRRVREPYLNHLLRVAIRLMHHYQVRDVDVIVAGLLHDAVEDHPGELADGGSDPRGGALATLATRFGPRVATLVAAVTNPVYDPQRDRNTQYREHLSVSLDREPWARVIKVSDFTDNGVGVIHTVGPKVVSSAIKYRPLVPLFRDLIGRPDTPLSLAVKRHIFSQLDLAEERFSAILDQPVHPN